In Melanotaenia boesemani isolate fMelBoe1 chromosome 1, fMelBoe1.pri, whole genome shotgun sequence, the genomic window ACCCTCTCCGTCCGTTACATGCTGTAGACTCTTaaccagagaacagctggagctgctggttaaagGACTTAAAATGAACTTTAGATCGGATCATTTTGGGCCAAGGAtgttttctatttctctttctactgttttgaaataaattattattagatGCATTTTTTCACAATATTAATATCTGTGTCTATTATTCCTGTCAACGTTTAATGAAGGGAGAAATGCATCAGATCTATGTGCGttatgttgtagaaaaattaatgaccaagagtctggatgagcaaagtttaacaaagttaattatagaaaagaaaaataaagaccaaGTAGAGCATCGCATCTGACCCACAGGTAGTCAGTGGGTAGTTTTCCACCGCTGTGTCATTGACAGGGGTCATCCTGTGTCATAAACAACCTGTGTTATCTTGAAGAAACTCAGTTATGTTTGTAGACTAACTGTCTCCTACAGACACCAAATACCAGACTGTACCAGAACCAAGGTCTGAGGTCGGGGTCACATCGCAGTCAGAGCAGAAAAGAACATTTGCTATGATATAGGAGATAATGCacaagatataaaataaatcaaacataagAGTGGCtcaaaatgaatggaaaatgtTTAGTAAATGTAATGTACTAATaatcaatgaataaatgtaatctaaaaaaaatgatgattgATGTGAGTAATGAACtcttaatgaattaattatatGAAGTAATTGGGTATAATAAGGAAATTTCTTCTAcagaagctgttcaccatgcatggaggtTTCATCCCAGATCCAGGGTCCAGAGGCTCTACGCTAAGCACAGAGGGAGGCCGAGGACTAGGGAGCATCAGGGCCACAATCCAGGATGAATCTTCAGAGCTCCATGAACACGTCAGGAAGATGCTCCAAtggatgaagcactgagtgaaagtctcaggcaatggaacctggaggagaatgaaatggaggaaccatcatggaggACAAGCCCTGCATGGAATGTACCACCAATAGAGAGCTGAAGTGGTGGagatgaacaagtcctaccgaTGGCTAGAGAGGGCAGTGGAGgtccagatctaccacaccagggaggaccccagatctaccacaccaggcagtaTCCCAGGTGCAGGTTGTGCATAGTGGCCCCTGAAAccatccagcacctcacagcagggtgagAGATACTTGAGATGAACACAGCCccacccagcctacccaggggAGACGGGAGGATGGGGGAGGGAAGAGTATTAAATTATATGTACAGAAATTCTACCACATGTAACATGAACAGGAACTCTTTCTTGCAAAGACTattgtgtagcagctgtcagattgggaggctTTGAACCTCTTAACTGCTTCTTCAGCTGTACTTCACTATTGTGGCCACAATTTTTTGGAGACATGAATGGTCCAGGATGTTTCTCCTAATTTATTCTGACAACACTGCAGTGGTGGACATCATCAGGAGTGATCTTGTTCTTGTGAAAATAATGCAGTTCACCTGCAAACTCACATTGATCCCAACTCAGCATTGGTTCCTCTGTGCAACTCCAATGTAACATTTCCCTTTCAACGAATCCAGGCTCCCGGTCCCAGAACCAGTCATGTGACTCCAGTCCCACCGTTTCCAGTCATGTGACTCCAGTCCCACCGTTTCCAGTCATGTGACTCCAGTCCCACCGTTTCCAATCATGTTATGGATCTTATGGACTTTCTGAGCTCCTCCAAATTTGCTCCATCCACAGCTACATCCATTTTGCAACTCTTCCTTCCACTTGCGTTTGTCTGACATTACCATACACACGTCTCATTTTCAGTCTCAAAAGCAAACAGTTGGAGTTTAATTTCCTTATTACACCTGACTGGATTTCTACCTCAGCCCTTATTAACATCTGGCTAAATACATGTTTCAGACAGGAGACAAATGCCCCTCCTTAGGACCCCCTTCATCACAGAAACTAGAGATAGAATTTTTCTGCCGACTTCTTAAAACATCCAGCATATCTCCACAACAGTACTCATTCCACCCATCATGCATCAGTGCAGCATCCACAACAGCATCTACATAAATAGAGACGTGTTTCTAACATTGTCATGCGTCCGTGTGCGTTTTGAGTTGCCATGGTTGAGTCAGTTCCTtcactagggggcagtgctgagtttgGAGTTCACTCCCACGAgccaacatcagtttcagatgCCGTTTAGCGGCGGTAAATTGTCGCTAagaaagttgtttccaaccgcccaacacgccctaaatacttgcatatagtctttcttcgtAAGCTCACGCAATTTCTACTGTtgtgcttttcttctttcttctgcattttggttcccttcctgatcctcttcttctctggtttgtttctttcactggttgcatgtcagctgttctgctcagcactgcccctgtggtttccggtggtattactccgtcttctgcgtcaagcgatgGACCGCTACGCTCCCTGAAAACCAACCAAATTACATATGAAACTGTCTTCTGTGTccagcataaatggaccttcaTGATCGTCATCATTCAGGATgctttctgaccacatttctccCTGGAAGACGATGAttccccaccatccttccaggtGTTAATAATGCGTTGGACGGTTCTTGTAGAAGAAATTTTATTGTGTTGCTCTTATGTATCACATTATTGAACATTGGTGCTACGGAGCCCTTTTTGTAACCTCTGTTATTGAACCTTCTTGCTACCTCAGAAGCAGCATCATCTCTGCATGTCAGTGGAAAACCACATCGTACCTAGAAGTGCAAACATGAGGTACACGCCTGCTTCTCTTCGCGTGTCAACGGGACACCAGCAGTGACTTTAAGACAACCATGAACAGATGCTCGTGGAATATTCCATTGTTTGTCTCCAAATGTCAAACCTTCGCCCCAGCTGGAGAAAGAAGGTCAACAGTCTGCCAGTCTTCAGAAGTCTTAGGGAAGCCGCCTCTCGCTCCAGCCAGGACAGCCTCGCTCAGGCTTTACTGACTCTGTGTGACTGCATCTCTCTTGTACACGATTCCATAAACATCTGTTCATTGATTCTTTACCAGACTCTTACTGATTAAAGAATTTCCACCACATTCTGAACCCAGTTctagtagtttctgcttctccttaGATGCTTGATGCCGACAatctgacccttcttaaacagactaacatcttttccacatggttgtttaagactGAGAAGCTGCTCGTTGCATCAGTTGGGAttaacaagcactgatttcagtcagggttggtacagtcagttaggtgagtttactgcttgagtttctgtcttggcttcgggtttttgtttacattgctggtgtggggctctgtcgttagcaccttctctcttcaaccagttgaggccgtgacgcgggtcacacccactgtgtactgctcagggcgaagcagatagaggcggtttcagccggttgcaatcaagcaaagtgtgctcagctgtgtcagctccaggtacttcTCCACACATGGTACGCTGAAGCGTCAGCGAGGCGTCAGCCTTTGTGTCAGCCCACGTCGGGTTAAGACCACTGAGGGTAAAGACCTGCAAGTCCACCGAGCAAAGGCACGGGCCTAAACCTCCTCACAACTATATtaacgcacaatgtgcttcaaacccatccctgtcagacatggtacagaccaagacgtgtcacccatagacaccgcaatccgcaaaacctgtcctttccaatggcgTGCACATCAGtcacaccctctgttacctttggtctctggaactgtcagtctgcagttaacaaaacagaatttatcagttcattgataaatctctcagacattcaggtcctagccctgactgaaacctggatccgtccacaaaacacagctacaccagctgccctttctgtcaatgcagaatttacccaaacacctcgatcagctggacgaggaggtggaacaggcattcttatttctaaaaagtggaacttaacttctgtccgtcctatggctaactgctcatcacttgagtatcaccagtaaaggtctctacacccatcactgcatacattctggtcatttaccgccctccgggtggcagtatagatgagtttgtctctgaaatggacatgattctctctgacattcctgatgatggcacaccactaatcgtcatgggagacatgaacattcacattggcaaaccccagcaactgactttctggctctcatctactctttcaatctcaaactggttcagactcctccaacacacaaagctggtaatactcttgacttggtgctgaccagaaactgctccacagccgacctgtccgtcaccccgctgcatctctaagaccacttcctggttaaattctctgtcttccttcctcatgtcaatcaagcagctccaaaaatggtgtcctaccgcagaaacttgagatccctcagacctacacagctgtctgatgaggtttactctaccctcccttcccactcagacttctccttactgtctgttaatgaggctacagaaacactctgctcctctctcgcctcctctctggacaaactctgtcctctggtgtcaaaaccagccagacaaaaccctcccagtccatggctcacagaggttctaagggataacagagccggactcagggcggctgaaagaaagtggtgcaaatcaaaagaacacactgacttgtctgagtaccagcaaaaacttgaaactttcacatccagcctaaaggcggccaagataaccttttatcagaacaagatccacaatgctcccaacacacgacatgttcatggcgtttaactctcttctatctccaccacctgctcagccttccactgtgctgactgcagaaatgtttgcttcctacttcactgaaaaggtcgctaccatcagtaaccaattcactgagcctgaccaactcagtcttaccaaaccagctactggtgcctcactctgctccttcccctctctaaatgaggaccaagtctctaaacttctagtcagctcaaaacccaagacctgtcctcttgatcctgttccctctgatatcctgcagagcattttacctacaatcaaaactgcagaaacccatattatcacctcctctcttaaatccggcgtctttccttctgccttcaagcaagctcagGTTACcctctgctgaagaaacccacactcaacccagcccaggttgaaaactaccggccggtctcactgcttccattcatgtctaaactactagaacgtgccgtcttcagtcaggtctcacagttcctacaagacaacaacctgttagatccatatcagtctggctataggcaaggccgctctactgaaactgctctcctgtcagttactgattccctacgggttgccagatccactggtcaatcctcagtccttatactgctggacctgtctgctgcctttgacacggtcaaccatcatatactgctctccaaactcttggagcttggcatctcaggatctgtcctctcgtggtttacatcctacctcacagggagatcattcaaagtatcttggcgagggggcgtgtccagatcacatgggctgacaacaggggtgcctcagggctcggtgcttggccctcttctcttttcactatacacctcctcactcggtgcagtcattagctctcatggtttctcctaccactgctatgcagatgacactcagcttttcctttctttcccacctgatgacacaaccgtctcaatgcgaatatcagcatgttgctgatatctccgcatggatgaaggatcgccaccttcagctaaatctgtccaagactgagcttattgtctttccagccaatccttctttaccgccacagataagtgtgcagcttgactctatcacgcttgtgcctacgtcttctaccaggaatcttggtgtcatggtagacaaccagctgacatttaaggaccatgttgccttggttgttcgatcttgccgatttgctctctacaacatcaggaggatcagaccctacctgactgaacacacggcccagctcctggtccaggctctggtcatttcacgcattgactactgcaactccttactggctggcctgcctgcatgctcagttaaacctctgcagatgatccagaacgcagcagcacgtctggtcttcaaccagccaaAAAGAGttcatgtcactctgctgctaatcgctctccactggcttccagttgcagcacgcatcaaattcaaagctctgcttctggcttacaaaacaataacccaaacggctccggtctacctccactccttaatccagagctacactccctctccacagttacgctctgccagtgaaagacgcctagtgctcccaccacaaggtggctccacatcagtagctagactcttctcctctgttcttccccggtggtggaaccatctaccaaaatccgcagagtccttatccacttttaagagcaagctaaagactcagttgtttaaggagcatttccacatttagcttaactaaatgagttagaaagatttgtccagctttttggctcaaccaagtactgaagaagctgtgtgcacttatgaccaagttgatattgtgtgatgaaattgtgatcctgtatttaaataaaatgacaaaaaaaaaaacaaaaacaattatatgcactgcactaacactacatgacagcacctgggtccaactggactcaaaagcggtctgactatcacttaattatgacgtcccatcttgtttgaattcatgcttgcgttgttcttcctctcaaatgtaagtcgctttggataaaagcgtctgctaaatgactgtagaatggaatagaatagaatagaattaacTAACTTGCAGTAGCTGAATAGGGCTGGACGATATGAACCAAACTTCATATATATCACCATCATTTTTTCAGTCAAGTAACCAGAGACAGTTCTGATTTACAGCCCTGAGGgctaaatgcacttttattaaAGATCGGCAcgtgtgcattaaaacagctgactgaaacgaaagtaaattaaatgctcttaaaacaaaatgaatgaaaaatactttaaatgacCGTAAAAAacgtaaaaagaaaatagttttaaagaTATTCCTATATTCTACATCCTGTGTGAAAAAGTCTCGATATATCTGAACATCTGGACACGTTGCCCTGCCCTCCAGCTGCAGCCAGGATCCAGCAGGAGGCCCCACCTGTCTGCTGAGTTACCCCCAGGCGGCAACTTTATTGTGGCCAAGCAGCATATGAACAACACAGTAAATGCAGCTCTTggcaaacaaatgaaaaaacagcCAAAGTGAGACTACATCACCTGGAGAAACAGTGAAACAGACTTGAGATGAAAGAACAGTAGAAACGATAAACGAAGTTCACACAAACATTCAGATTTATTCTACTGTCTTTTAGTGCGACTCAAAATGCTGTAAAAGTGCACGTAATTTCAAAATACTtgcaaacatgaaaaagaaatgaagataaataaaagcaaaaatcattttttaaaaacgcTGATTTGCCAGGAGCACTGGAACGTTTCTACACTTCACTCagcatcagctacgccgtaaccgaccgcacgcagacgccgCGCGAGTATGAAGCCGCCTTTACGTCTTCCTTCCAAACGGTTCAGGACTGCAGCTCATTGAGTTGTAGTGTGCTGGCACGACTTCCCACTAGGAATGAAGTGTCATATCTGTGCATGAATATAACTTCTCATGTGCATGAGTTGTCATATGTGACTTTAGACTTCTATGGCTACGGAAACTTTGTCCACATGCTTTACAAGGGtacggcttctcacctgtgtggattCGTGCATGCCTTCGAAGTGTCACCATTTGAGAAAATCTCTTTCCACATGTTTTACAAAGGTATGGCTTCTCACCGGTGTGGATTTTCATGTGAGTTGTCAGATTTCCACTAtgtctgaaacattttccacatataGAACAAGAAAAAGGCTTCTCGCCTGTGTGGATCTTCATGTGAGCTGTCAGATTACCGCTGTACCGGAAACGCTTTCCACATACGGAACAAGAAAaaggcttctcacctgtgtgggttctcatgtGACCCAACAAACCGGCGCTACATCTGAAAGCTTTCTGACATGTTTGACATGAAtatggcttctcacctgtgtgcacTCCATAATGTGCCCTTAGTTTTGAGATATTCTTAAAGATTTTTTCACAAACGCCACATTTTACAGTCCCACACCCGGAGTCAGCATAACATTTACTCTGACTGGTCACACTGGGGTTGGCGTGATCCTTCATCTCCGCTCCTCTAGTTGGTTCAGCGCTTTCATTCCTGCTTCCTTCCTGAGAGGACTGAGCCGGGAGCTGGTCCCTGCCTGATTCTGGTTCACTGTGGTCACTTTCTGCAGAAGTCACTAGAAGGGGATTAATCCCCTGCTTCAGCATGAACTGCTCTTCTTCCAGCCTGGTGCagagctcctcctcttcctctttaacaTGTGATGGTTGCATTGCCTCCTGGTCCATACTGGGGGGCTGACTGGAATGAAACTTTCCCTTATAGACATATTGCAGTGGGAGATCTGGAAGGAAAAGGGACATAAAAAGATCCGTTTAGCTTTTAGTttaaactgctcaggttcagcAGATACATGAGTGAACCTTAAAGTATGAAAGGTCCAGTTACCCCTGATGCTCTGCTCACTGAGGGCGTTTATTCAAAGGTGCCTTTCAAGACACCAAACAATGAAatcacagagacagaaaacatgaaacagaaatctaaatctCCTGCTTGCCAGGATGCCGAGGTGTAGAGAAGGTGAAGATGAagagaggaggatctgagggagcAGGGTTTCATCCACATAGCAGTGGAAATGCATTTAAGGAAGATACAGCCAACGAAAAGAGGTAAATTATAAAGAGGTGCCAGTATCGATCCCTGAGGAACTATGGTAACGGCGGAGGACAGAGTATTTCAGTTAGTCTGTTCCAGTGAGAACTGTCCTCATAGAATTAGTTAAGAAGCCTTTTAAAGAAGCAGATGATCAGCAGGCAGACATGTCACCATTACCATCACCAGCATGTGTGGAACTAACCCAGCGGCTGCACACTGAATCCAGGGGTGCGCTCTAGTTTCATTCCTACTGGTTTCTCCAGTCCAGCTGTTACTGGCGCTACGTGGTCCAGCTGTTTATCCTACTTGTTCTGCATGAATGTTTCTCACCTATGTGGGTTGCTGCCTGCCTTATAGGTACTGTTTTTAAAGGTATATCTCATCTCTGGTAGTTGTCATGTAGACAAACAAAGTCAGTTTATATTTCaaagctttctttctttgtctttttttgtacaACAATATGGTTTATTCCTCCATATTATTTTGATAATGAAGTATTGCAACATATATGTAATATAATCTGTAATGCAATATTCAAGGCTTTTACACAGACTtcttatttctatattttaccTTTATCAGTATTACGTTGACTCTCCAACATGGAAACGTTGCCTTCTTTGCTACTGCAGCTTCCGTTTATATGCTGTCCCTTCATTGCTTCATCTTCGTACCCATTTCCGCTCTGATCTTGGTTCTTAATTAAAGGAAAGAGGAGTTGGTTGCTCTGTGGTTCTGATTTACTGTAGCTACTTTCCTCATGGGTGGGAGTAACCAGGGCTACCATCAAGGTATCAGCATACTGCTTTAGTACAAACTGGTCCTCTCCCTGACTGGTGCAgggttcctcctcttcctctttaatgtGGGGGGGTTCTTCTTCTGTGCTGGGGTTCTTCTCCTGGCTGCAGAGCAGCTGGTTAGAGGGAGTTTCCTCCTTACAGAGGTAATGCTGTGGGAGGTCTAAAGGGGGCGAGGGccacaagaaaaaagttcaactagtcaaacataaatatagcagagaaaagaaacaattttaataattaacagGATCGACATAATATGAGGGTTAAACTTAAAATGTGCAAGTTAGACAAATAAGCTTAATGTACAAATGTGGGAGATTTAAATTCTAACAATGTCATTACTATAAATGTATCAGCTGCCTAGAATGACGTCA contains:
- the LOC121645381 gene encoding zinc finger protein 771-like isoform X1 produces the protein MASVQHLRAFISARLTAAAEEIFTEFEKTIVQYEEEMVRQRRLLEASWKPHIHLRRIDLPQHYLCKEETPSNQLLCSQEKNPSTEEEPPHIKEEEEEPCTSQGEDQFVLKQYADTLMVALVTPTHEESSYSKSEPQSNQLLFPLIKNQDQSGNGYEDEAMKGQHINGSCSSKEGNVSMLESQRNTDKDLPLQYVYKGKFHSSQPPSMDQEAMQPSHVKEEEEELCTRLEEEQFMLKQGINPLLVTSAESDHSEPESGRDQLPAQSSQEGSRNESAEPTRGAEMKDHANPSVTSQSKCYADSGCGTVKCGVCEKIFKNISKLRAHYGVHTGEKPYSCQTCQKAFRCSAGLLGHMRTHTGEKPFSCSVCGKRFRYSGNLTAHMKIHTGEKPFSCSICGKCFRHSGNLTTHMKIHTGEKPYLCKTCGKRFSQMVTLRRHARIHTGEKPYPCKACGQSFRSHRSLKSHMTTHAHEKLYSCTDMTLHS
- the LOC121645381 gene encoding zinc finger protein with KRAB and SCAN domains 8-like isoform X2; protein product: MASVQHLRAFISARLTAAAEEIFTEFEKTIVQYEEEMVRQRRLLEASWKPHIHLRRIDLPQHYLCKEETPSNQLLCSQEKNPSTEEEPPHIKEEEEEPCTSQGEDQFVLKQYADTLMNQDQSGNGYEDEAMKGQHINGSCSSKEGNVSMLESQRNTDKDLPLQYVYKGKFHSSQPPSMDQEAMQPSHVKEEEEELCTRLEEEQFMLKQGINPLLVTSAESDHSEPESGRDQLPAQSSQEGSRNESAEPTRGAEMKDHANPSVTSQSKCYADSGCGTVKCGVCEKIFKNISKLRAHYGVHTGEKPYSCQTCQKAFRCSAGLLGHMRTHTGEKPFSCSVCGKRFRYSGNLTAHMKIHTGEKPFSCSICGKCFRHSGNLTTHMKIHTGEKPYLCKTCGKRFSQMVTLRRHARIHTGEKPYPCKACGQSFRSHRSLKSHMTTHAHEKLYSCTDMTLHS